A region of Chloroflexota bacterium DNA encodes the following proteins:
- a CDS encoding DUF4258 domain-containing protein, with protein sequence MNAALSSEWVWRTLAEPNQRQSGSDGNIHYLKPIEEYGNRIWHVVVNENVHPKRIVTVFFDRRLKGKP encoded by the coding sequence GTGAACGCAGCATTGTCGAGTGAATGGGTTTGGCGTACTTTAGCTGAACCAAACCAACGGCAAAGCGGAAGTGACGGCAATATTCACTATCTCAAACCAATCGAAGAATACGGCAATCGCATCTGGCATGTCGTTGTCAATGAGAATGTACACCCCAAACGAATTGTTACCGTTTTCTTTGATCGCCGATTGAAAGGAAAACCATGA
- a CDS encoding DUF2283 domain-containing protein: MRLKLDKQSDALSLRLDETAIVESEEVEPGVILDFDKDGKVIGIEILGLSTRTSPDKLRAFQLETA, encoded by the coding sequence ATGAGACTCAAGTTGGACAAGCAGAGTGATGCGTTATCCCTACGTCTCGACGAGACAGCCATCGTAGAATCCGAAGAGGTTGAACCAGGTGTGATTCTTGATTTCGATAAAGACGGCAAGGTTATCGGAATCGAAATACTTGGGTTGAGCACGCGCACCAGTCCCGACAAGTTGCGTGCGTTCCAACTTGAAACGGCGTAA